A part of Chloroflexota bacterium genomic DNA contains:
- a CDS encoding MFS transporter, with product MSKTFRYIIFSLLYFIQGAILSYFTGFNAIYLLSFGVDMKGVGLIGLIGMLPFVLKIFLGMLSDKVNLLGMGYRKPYILIGVAIQVVTLIIVPFIDPGLNFSLYALLGFLMMMGMALYDTATDGLALDTTPEEDQGTIQGLMVGGRALGVAIISVFFGAFANFVSWHAAFWSLAGISTVAFLLAFFIKESRVKEHPAFEWSAFKSLARKEILSLALIGALYSFIINSVAEIMNPFFEKRFMISTFLAGLYSGVWGVGIIVGGLMGGRWTDKLGHRNSVKYAMLVSFLSILLFLFIPNPWIAFIVALLFGFAFGFYETVYFAASMARTDPRIAASMFSILMAIANIGTGIGLAVTGLLVDSLDFPLTFALLAVFNLLAFPLIPVVFQKKSAEKVG from the coding sequence ATGAGCAAAACCTTCAGATATATCATTTTCAGTCTGCTTTATTTTATCCAGGGGGCGATACTCAGTTATTTCACCGGCTTCAATGCAATTTATCTTCTATCTTTTGGCGTAGATATGAAGGGCGTCGGGTTGATTGGCCTGATCGGGATGCTGCCTTTTGTTCTCAAGATTTTTCTGGGGATGTTGTCGGACAAGGTTAATCTCCTGGGGATGGGATATCGCAAGCCCTACATATTAATTGGCGTTGCCATCCAAGTGGTGACATTGATCATAGTCCCATTTATTGACCCTGGTTTGAATTTTAGTCTCTATGCCCTGCTAGGCTTTCTGATGATGATGGGGATGGCGCTTTATGATACCGCCACGGATGGTCTGGCATTGGATACGACGCCAGAAGAGGACCAGGGAACGATCCAGGGCTTGATGGTCGGAGGTCGGGCACTGGGCGTGGCGATTATCAGTGTTTTCTTTGGCGCTTTTGCGAATTTCGTTTCCTGGCATGCAGCGTTTTGGTCATTAGCAGGGATCAGCACCGTGGCATTCCTGTTGGCCTTCTTTATTAAGGAGAGCCGGGTCAAGGAACATCCAGCTTTTGAATGGTCAGCTTTCAAGAGCCTGGCCCGCAAAGAGATATTAAGCCTTGCTCTGATTGGCGCATTATATTCTTTCATTATTAACTCAGTTGCCGAAATTATGAATCCCTTCTTTGAAAAACGGTTTATGATTTCCACTTTCCTGGCGGGGCTTTATTCCGGCGTGTGGGGGGTAGGCATTATTGTAGGTGGTTTGATGGGAGGACGCTGGACGGATAAACTCGGTCACCGCAATTCGGTGAAATATGCGATGTTAGTCTCTTTTCTGTCCATTCTGTTATTTCTGTTCATTCCCAATCCCTGGATTGCTTTTATTGTGGCGCTGCTATTTGGTTTCGCGTTCGGCTTTTATGAGACGGTTTATTTCGCAGCGTCCATGGCGCGCACAGATCCCCGGATTGCTGCTTCGATGTTCTCAATTCTGATGGCTATTGCCAATATCGGAACGGGGATTGGCTTGGCGGTGACGGGCTTGCTCGTTGATTCATTGGATTTTCCGCTCACATTTGCTCTGCTGGCGGTATTCAACCTGTTGGCTTTCCCGTTGATTCCGGTCGTATTTCAGAAAAAGAGTGCTGAAAAGGTTGGGTAA
- a CDS encoding ABC transporter permease, with amino-acid sequence MGTNQIGQDVFSRIIWGTRIALIVGLSSALVSLVVGVPLGLISGFTGGPLDRVLTVIMDSLYSFPGLILAIAIAAVLGAGIGNIIVSIAVLYIPTYFRIVRGQTLSVKKELYVEAARSLGTSWSKILTKYIFPNVIPSVVIIFSVNVGDAILTEAGLSFLGFGLPPNTPDWGIDLARGQDYVRRAWWLITYPGLMVTMVTLSFSMLGESLSEILNPKLTDQ; translated from the coding sequence ATGGGCACCAACCAAATCGGGCAGGATGTGTTCAGCCGGATCATTTGGGGCACTCGGATCGCCCTGATCGTCGGCCTCTCCTCTGCCTTGGTCTCTTTGGTGGTCGGTGTTCCGCTGGGCCTGATCAGTGGTTTCACCGGCGGTCCCTTGGATCGTGTCCTGACAGTCATCATGGACAGCCTCTACTCGTTCCCGGGCCTGATCCTGGCGATTGCTATTGCCGCCGTTCTGGGTGCTGGTATCGGCAACATCATTGTTTCGATCGCTGTCCTCTATATCCCAACGTATTTCAGGATTGTTCGCGGCCAAACCCTTAGCGTGAAAAAAGAACTCTACGTGGAAGCCGCCCGAAGCCTGGGTACCAGCTGGTCGAAGATCCTGACGAAATACATCTTCCCCAATGTTATCCCCTCGGTGGTGATCATCTTCTCCGTGAACGTCGGTGATGCCATCCTGACTGAAGCCGGTCTGAGCTTCCTCGGATTTGGCTTGCCGCCAAACACCCCCGACTGGGGTATTGACCTCGCTCGCGGCCAGGACTATGTCCGCCGGGCCTGGTGGCTGATTACCTATCCCGGTCTGATGGTCACCATGGTGACGCTCTCATTCAGCATGCTGGGAGAGAGCCTTTCTGAAATCCTGAACCCGAAATTAACGGACCAATAA
- a CDS encoding ABC transporter permease: MSNSLRRYLITRLLMTIPMVLILVTMIFFIMRVLPGDPIRSQLGPRVSEEQADALRERLGLNRPILVQYFDFIGDMVTFNFGTALTQGERPIKDELGERLPATIELTVPAMTVTALIGIFSGAYAAKNRKKPIDYIIRLLSIIMSSIPIFFMGLLFQIALSVKFPILPLSGRMDTLMLTNFESPTNFYVIDAIITGNWPALGSALSHLIMPSITLGLALSGVFVRLTRVNMIEMLQSDFITAGRARGIAENRLVYKHALRNTFIPILTMLGLQFAILLAGAVLTETTFSWPGVGRYLVDRIQLRDYTAVQATIAVFAMFVAFVSLLMDILYAFIDPRIRY; this comes from the coding sequence ATGTCCAACTCATTACGACGGTACCTGATCACCCGTCTCCTCATGACCATCCCGATGGTACTGATCCTCGTAACGATGATCTTCTTCATCATGAGGGTATTGCCTGGTGATCCCATTCGCTCACAACTCGGGCCACGGGTCAGTGAAGAACAAGCCGATGCACTCAGAGAACGATTAGGTCTAAACCGGCCTATACTGGTCCAGTATTTTGATTTTATTGGGGATATGGTTACTTTTAACTTTGGAACAGCCCTTACCCAGGGCGAACGTCCCATCAAGGATGAGCTGGGAGAGCGACTGCCGGCTACCATTGAATTGACTGTCCCCGCCATGACGGTTACTGCACTAATTGGTATTTTTTCAGGAGCTTATGCCGCCAAAAACCGTAAGAAGCCCATAGATTACATTATTCGGTTACTAAGCATCATCATGTCGTCCATCCCAATTTTCTTTATGGGCTTGCTCTTTCAAATTGCCCTATCGGTGAAATTTCCTATCCTTCCCTTATCTGGACGGATGGACACCTTGATGCTGACGAATTTCGAATCGCCAACGAACTTTTATGTTATCGATGCAATTATTACTGGTAACTGGCCCGCCTTAGGCTCAGCTCTGTCCCACCTGATCATGCCTTCCATCACCCTCGGTCTGGCTCTGTCAGGGGTGTTCGTCCGGTTAACCCGTGTCAATATGATCGAAATGCTTCAATCAGATTTCATCACGGCCGGCCGGGCAAGGGGCATCGCTGAAAATCGGCTGGTCTATAAACATGCATTGAGAAATACATTCATCCCAATCCTCACCATGCTGGGACTTCAATTTGCCATTCTCTTGGCAGGTGCTGTGTTGACTGAAACGACCTTCTCATGGCCCGGTGTTGGCCGGTACCTGGTCGACCGTATCCAATTGCGTGATTACACAGCCGTCCAGGCAACCATCGCCGTTTTCGCTATGTTCGTAGCGTTTGTCAGTCTATTGATGGATATCCTCTACGCCTTTATCGATCCCCGGATTCGGTACTAA
- a CDS encoding ABC transporter ATP-binding protein, which yields MNDKKVLMQVRDLSVKYKTRLGLVSAVDHVSFDIYEGEILGLVGESGCGKSTMGKALMRMIQPPGKITGGELVFNGEDIMQYDEKQMQDFRGRNVSMIFQDPMTSLNPVQRVDEHLVEAIQVHNPDISKEEALERASVMIEELGIQSDRMGSYPHQLSGGMRQRVMVALGLILNANLIIADEATTSLDVIVEAKLADQFRDIREEFGVTLLVITHNIALVAELSDRLAVMYAGHVVEIGDVYNIFDNPLHPYTKGLLHSVPNIKLDEENELYKMPGEPPNLTHPPSGCRFHPRCPKALEICSKLEPDLVEIGSGRHVKCWLYEDHPDKTEPTIEVEL from the coding sequence ATGAATGATAAAAAAGTTTTGATGCAAGTTCGTGATCTTTCTGTAAAATATAAAACCCGATTGGGATTGGTCAGCGCAGTTGACCATGTCTCCTTTGATATCTATGAGGGAGAAATCCTTGGGCTGGTAGGTGAAAGCGGCTGTGGGAAAAGCACCATGGGCAAGGCCCTGATGCGCATGATCCAACCTCCCGGTAAAATCACTGGCGGCGAATTGGTCTTCAATGGCGAAGATATCATGCAGTACGATGAAAAACAGATGCAGGATTTTCGTGGCCGTAATGTGAGTATGATCTTCCAGGACCCCATGACCTCCTTGAACCCTGTCCAAAGGGTCGATGAGCACCTGGTTGAAGCCATCCAGGTCCATAATCCCGACATCTCCAAAGAAGAAGCCCTGGAAAGGGCCAGCGTCATGATTGAAGAACTGGGCATCCAGAGTGACCGGATGGGCAGCTATCCCCACCAGCTTTCCGGTGGGATGCGCCAACGGGTGATGGTTGCCTTGGGGTTGATCCTCAACGCCAACCTCATTATTGCTGATGAAGCGACGACTTCTCTGGATGTCATCGTGGAAGCCAAATTAGCCGACCAATTCCGTGATATCCGTGAAGAGTTCGGTGTCACGCTATTAGTCATCACTCACAATATCGCTCTGGTGGCTGAACTTTCCGATCGGCTGGCTGTGATGTATGCCGGTCATGTCGTGGAAATCGGCGATGTGTATAACATCTTCGACAATCCGCTCCACCCCTATACGAAAGGCCTGCTTCATTCGGTTCCGAATATTAAACTGGATGAGGAAAATGAGCTTTATAAGATGCCCGGCGAGCCCCCGAACCTGACCCACCCACCCAGCGGCTGCCGGTTCCATCCCCGTTGTCCCAAGGCTTTGGAGATATGCTCCAAACTGGAGCCCGACCTGGTCGAGATCGGTTCCGGACGCCATGTCAAATGCTGGCTCTATGAAGACCATCCCGATAAAACCGAACCAACCATTGAGGTGGAATTATGA
- a CDS encoding HDIG domain-containing protein produces the protein MDDAYEPLPEKRGQFDYVLWLNETDSLAPAEMPVHDLDISGCEKLTNLASMVSRPSVDQCLNWWEEWSMPENVQRHVTRVAEAAYKLAVWMRHAGMAIDPILTHRAALVHDLDKIQTLQQSGQHGQVSAEFLSQRGYPELAEIVRNHLLGIFLTQDLSAFSWEMKLVNFCDKLVEGDRVVTLPERFSALKQRYPHSKVLLDSTEPYLWQLNDEICTILALEGHVALISELNA, from the coding sequence ATGGATGATGCCTATGAACCTTTGCCAGAAAAGCGGGGGCAGTTTGATTATGTTCTATGGCTGAATGAAACCGACTCGCTTGCCCCAGCTGAAATGCCTGTGCACGATCTGGATATCTCAGGATGTGAGAAGTTGACAAACCTGGCATCAATGGTCTCACGCCCCAGCGTGGACCAGTGCTTGAATTGGTGGGAAGAATGGTCTATGCCGGAGAATGTTCAGCGGCATGTGACCAGGGTAGCTGAGGCTGCCTATAAGCTGGCCGTCTGGATGCGGCATGCAGGTATGGCAATCGATCCGATCCTGACACACCGGGCCGCACTTGTGCATGACCTAGATAAAATTCAGACACTCCAACAATCAGGCCAGCATGGTCAAGTCAGTGCTGAGTTTCTATCACAGCGAGGCTATCCCGAGTTGGCGGAAATCGTTCGTAACCACCTTTTGGGGATTTTTCTAACGCAAGATCTGTCGGCTTTTTCATGGGAGATGAAGTTGGTGAATTTCTGTGACAAGCTGGTGGAAGGGGACCGGGTTGTCACCCTGCCAGAGAGGTTCTCTGCCCTGAAACAGCGTTATCCTCACAGTAAGGTCCTTCTTGATTCTACTGAACCTTACCTGTGGCAATTGAACGATGAGATCTGCACAATTTTGGCTCTGGAAGGCCATGTAGCTTTAATCTCAGAATTGAACGCTTAG
- a CDS encoding homoserine kinase yields the protein MGAKTKFSKEIIEDLLLPYNKGRLVSFKAIPQGTVQSNYLVVTSAGKFILRYYENRSSYSVLFESELLSFLASNKYPCPHIIKDQKDNYVGSFQSKPYALFKFIEGHPVKKLSPAQKSQIIHKVAELQILTQNFHSVYQDSRWNYNVPLCRDLATSTAQDINTIDAYNKLSWIEQQLALLVFPDNLPKGICHCDFHYSNALFHGGHLVGLIDFDDANHTFLSFDLACLVDTWAWLYPSETLDIQAAKTIIQEYETIRPLSSIEKHHFFDIYILSILFDSIWSFNRGSVGSFYEQKKIEYLASLGRIYLENFLFS from the coding sequence ATGGGAGCAAAGACAAAATTTTCAAAAGAAATTATTGAAGATCTTCTCTTACCGTATAACAAGGGAAGACTTGTAAGTTTCAAAGCAATACCTCAAGGAACCGTTCAATCGAATTATCTTGTGGTAACATCCGCAGGAAAATTCATTCTTAGATATTACGAGAATCGTTCCTCTTATTCAGTACTGTTTGAAAGCGAATTGTTATCTTTCCTGGCATCAAACAAATACCCGTGTCCCCACATCATAAAGGATCAAAAAGACAATTATGTTGGCAGTTTTCAAAGCAAACCCTATGCCCTCTTTAAATTCATTGAAGGTCACCCTGTCAAAAAATTATCACCAGCCCAAAAGAGCCAAATAATTCATAAAGTAGCTGAATTACAAATCCTAACCCAGAACTTTCATTCAGTGTATCAAGATTCTCGATGGAATTATAATGTTCCGCTATGCCGAGATCTGGCTACAAGTACTGCCCAAGACATAAATACTATTGATGCGTATAACAAATTATCATGGATTGAACAACAATTAGCTTTGCTCGTGTTCCCGGACAATCTTCCTAAAGGGATCTGTCATTGCGATTTCCACTATTCAAACGCATTGTTCCATGGAGGCCATCTGGTGGGGCTGATTGATTTTGATGACGCTAACCACACCTTCCTATCTTTTGATCTGGCTTGCCTGGTCGACACCTGGGCATGGCTCTATCCATCGGAAACTTTGGATATTCAAGCAGCTAAAACAATTATCCAGGAATATGAGACTATTCGTCCTCTTAGCTCTATCGAGAAACATCATTTTTTCGACATCTATATTTTAAGCATTCTGTTTGACTCTATCTGGTCCTTTAACCGTGGATCAGTCGGGAGCTTTTACGAACAGAAGAAGATCGAATACCTTGCCTCCCTCGGAAGAATTTACCTA
- a CDS encoding ABC transporter ATP-binding protein, translating to MTDIEKRPQSNNNDYLVEVEHLKKYFPVQTSFIDQIFSKERDYVRAVDDVTFKIRRGEVLGLAGESGSGKTTIGRVTIGLEEKTEGEVKFDGMDLSTLTAGELRRLRRRMQVIFQDPMASLNPRMSLGNAIQQGLEIHYPESKEQHRDIVLEVMEKVGLTPALFYYNKFPHQISGGQRQRVVIARALVTKPELVLADEPIAMADVSVRAQLLDLMVQLKNEFNLTFLFITHDLATAKYICDRIGILYLGKIVEISDLREVYAHPMHPYTIALLAAVPVPNPHERRQEPMPSGEIPNPIHPPSGCRFHPRCPYAKEICSEEEPQLRELRPGHQVACHFAEQFK from the coding sequence ATGACAGACATAGAAAAACGCCCTCAATCCAATAACAACGACTATCTGGTGGAAGTCGAACACCTGAAGAAATACTTCCCTGTTCAGACCAGTTTCATCGACCAAATCTTTTCCAAAGAACGGGATTATGTTCGCGCCGTGGATGATGTTACTTTCAAAATTCGGCGCGGTGAGGTCCTTGGCCTGGCAGGAGAAAGCGGCAGTGGCAAGACGACCATCGGACGGGTTACCATCGGTTTGGAAGAAAAGACCGAAGGCGAAGTCAAATTTGATGGCATGGATCTTTCCACATTAACTGCTGGAGAACTGCGAAGATTACGCCGCCGCATGCAGGTTATTTTCCAGGACCCCATGGCCTCCTTGAATCCCCGAATGTCGTTGGGGAATGCCATTCAACAGGGTCTTGAGATCCACTACCCTGAATCCAAAGAACAACATCGTGATATAGTTCTGGAGGTTATGGAAAAAGTCGGCCTGACCCCGGCCCTGTTCTATTACAACAAATTCCCCCACCAGATCTCAGGCGGCCAACGTCAGCGTGTTGTGATTGCCCGGGCCCTGGTTACTAAACCAGAACTGGTGCTGGCGGATGAACCGATCGCCATGGCGGATGTCAGTGTGCGCGCCCAGCTGTTGGACCTGATGGTGCAACTGAAGAACGAATTCAATCTGACCTTCCTCTTCATTACCCATGACCTGGCGACGGCAAAGTATATCTGCGATCGAATTGGCATCCTCTACCTCGGGAAAATAGTGGAGATCAGTGATCTGCGTGAGGTCTATGCCCACCCGATGCACCCCTACACCATTGCCTTGCTGGCAGCGGTGCCTGTGCCTAACCCACACGAACGGCGCCAGGAGCCCATGCCCAGCGGTGAGATCCCCAACCCGATCCATCCGCCATCCGGCTGCCGCTTCCACCCTCGCTGCCCCTATGCAAAGGAGATTTGTTCGGAAGAAGAGCCGCAATTGCGTGAGCTTCGCCCCGGACATCAGGTTGCCTGTCACTTTGCAGAACAATTCAAATAG